The Helicobacter kayseriensis genomic sequence TTTTCTTACTTCGTTGGCCATTTTTCCCAATGTCTTAAGAGGAAAATGTTGCAATACTTCTAAAGCTTCTTTTTCACTATAGCGTTTCATTAGAATCTTGTCCCCATTGTAAATTCAAAGTTTGAGGTTTTATCTCCAGGTTGAGGCTTGATCGCCCAAGGAAAGACAAGCACGATAGGCCCAATAGGAGAAACCCATTCAATTGCAAGTCCAGCAGATTGACGCACAATAGGCTTATCGCTCAACACATAAGGATAAGGAAAATTTCTCTTGTGATTTCCAATAATCCCAAAATCATAAAAAGCAGAAACCCTCATCTGCAATGATTCCAAAAGCCCATAGCTCAATTCAATCGAGTTTGTAAACATATAATTTCCACCCACATATAAACCATCGAATCCCACAGGAGCAGGAGAGAGAGAGCCACTCTGATACCCTCTAACCGTGCTAATCCCACCCATAGAGAAGAGATTGTTAATAGGAGTATATCCCTCTTCAAACACATATCCCGCTTGAGCCTTGTATCGCGCAATCAAATCAATAGGCATCCATTTTTTGAGATGATGATAAATCGCAAACTTTCCATAGAGCTTTGTGTAATTTTCATCTCCTCCAAGCCCTGCATATTCAACATAAGTAGAGGCGATGATTCCATTTTGTGGGAAGTAATAATTATCTGTATTATCAAAACTCAAACTTGGGGTAAGAGAGATTTTCCAAGGATTAGGATTGGTAAAAATCGTGCGATAGAAGCTCTCTGTCCCTCCTGCAAAGTCTGTGATGTTGGTGCGCCCTACCCCAAAGGCCAAAGAAAATCTTAAAGTATTGGTCAAAAGTCGTCCAACAGAGGTTGTAAATCCAGTATTGGTCTCTGTGTAATTCCAATCCACATAAGAGCTTCTAAAAACCTCAAATGAAAAGCTAAAGCGACTATCAAAGATTCTAGGATTTGTCAGTCCGATATTATACATTTGACGAGTTTTGGAAATATCCATATAGACTTGACCGCTATTTCCTGTTCCAAAGAGATTTCTCTCTCTCACAGAGGCATTCACAGTGATTTTGTCATAGCTTCCATACCCCAAGCCAAACATCAATTCACCCGTCCTAGTCTCTACAACGCTCACCAAAAGATCCATTGAATCTTCACTGATGCGTCTTGTGTCGATTTTGACAGATTCAAAAAATCCCAATCTTCTCAATGCATTTTCAGATTCTCTAACACTTGTGAGATTATATAAATCCCCCGGTGCAAGCAAGATCTCACGCCTTATAATGCGATCACTTGTGCGAGTATTCCCCGAAATAATCACATCATTAATATAAACCTTCTTCCCTACACTGACATAGTAAATCACCTTTACTTCGCCATCACTTTTGTCCAAATCAGGATTGACATTGGCAAAGGGATAGCCAATATCAGCAACTTTTGTTTTAATCAAATCCATATCTGCTCTGAGATTTTGCACATCAAAATACTCTCCCTTTTTGAGTTTGAGCCCAAAGTAAAGTTGATCTTCAGGAATCACAGGAGTTTCTAAGACAATCTCAATATCAGAAACTTTATAACGCGTCCCCTCTGTGATCTTATAGAAAAGTTTTGCATTGTAATCATTAAAATTTACACTCAAAAATGGAGAGGAAATTTGAGCATCCAAAAATCCTTTTCGCATATAAGCATCTTGGATTCTCAAAGGATCGTATTCCAACTCACTTAAGTGAAGTTTTCCATCATTCAATCCCCACATCCACCCCATAAAATCTCGTTCTTTGTTGGCACTCAATGCCTCAATATCTTTGACAGATAGCTCTTTTCTTCCCTCATAGACTGCCTTTCGGATAATGATCTCATTCCCTTGGTTGATATTGACTGTTAAGTTATAGGCATTGCTCTGTGCAATAGGTTCAGATTGGAATTCAATCACACTCCCATAATATCCCTTTTGTTCCAAGACTGCTTTGATCGTTTGCTTGGATTTTTCAAGCTTGATCGCATCAAACATATCCCCACGCTTGAGCCCCAATTGCTCAATCAAAGCGGTTCGATCCGACTCATTCCCATAGCCTTTGATTTCTATACTTCCTATTCTTGGCTTTTCTTTGAAGTAAAAATTCAGCACACCCGAATCAAAGCTCACCCAAATATCTTCAAAATACCCTTGATCATAAAACGACCGAATCGCTCGATCTAATGCTTTATAATCCAGTTTTTCTCCGGTAGAAATACCTGAGATTTCATTTGCAATGACTTCAGAGATATAGACGATATTGTGGTATTTGACTGCTTTGACAATATCGCCCTTTTGAGACTTTGAAATCTTTGGGGGGATAAGGGCAGTCTCTGCAAAGATTATGCCTACCATCAAGAAAAAAAGAAGTATTTTTTTCAATCACATTTCCTAAAAATTATATTTTACGATTCAAACAAAAAGGAGCAATTATATCTATATTTTGATTTGGAGTTCCTTTGCTTTTTGCAGGATTTGGAGGTCTTGAGCAGGGTCAAAAAACACAAATTCATCTCCGCTTTGATTTTTGCCCTCAAGCAAATCTCCAGATTTCCTATAACGCAAATCAAGCTCGGCAATTTCAAATCCATTTTTTGTCCTTACAAATTCATCCAAGCGCCTAGAGTGCTCCTGATGAGTAAATAAAAAACAATATCCCTTCAGCCCATTGCGACTCACCCTCCCACGCAATTGATGAAGTGTCGCAAACCCCATTCTCTCAGCACCCACAATCACAATCGTGCTTAAACGCGGAAGAGAGATTCCCACCTCAATCACCGTTGTGCTCAATAAAATCGCCCCCTTATCCCTAAACTCCTCAATCACCTCATCTTTATTCTTATCCCCTCCGCTTGTGCTATATACCCTCTCAAAATGCTTGCACCAATACTCTTGCGCTTTTTTTAGAGGCATATAAGAAAAATTCTCGCTCTCTTCTACCAAAGGATAAACGATCGCGACTTGATGATCTTGTGCGATCTCTGATCGGATATGATCTAACAAAGCAGGAAAATCTTTTTTTCTAAACACTTGTGTTGAAATATCTTTTTTAAAAGGAGTATCTAGAATAAATGTATGAGCAATGAGTTCTGATTGCAACATCGCCATTGTCCTAGGGATAGGAGTGGCTGAGAATTGCAAGATATGGGGCTTCTTCCCTCCTTTGCTTGCAAATTTTTCTAATGTATGGCGTTGCATCGTCCCAAATCGATGTTGCTCATCTGTCATCACAAGAGCAAAATCACTGAGATTTTCATTTTTATAAAGCAATGCTTGAGTGCCAATCACAAAATCAAACCCCAAAAAATTCTGCTCCTTGCTTTCACTTGTAAATAGTCCCACTGAAAGCGATGGGGGAAGAAATTTTAGAGCTTCTTGATAAAGTTGTTGTGCTAAGATTGTCGTAGGTGCCATCAAAATCGACTTATAGGGATACACCATCATCACACTTGCCAAAATCACAATCGTTTTGCCACACCCCACATCTCCCATCACAATCCTCTTGCAAGCAATAGGACTCTTGAGATCTTTAGAAATTTCTGCAATTGCCTGATTCTGTCCCTGAGTCAATACAAAAGGAAGAGAAGAGATAAAATGTGCATAATCACCATGGCATTGAAATTTTGAGGGAAAGAGCTTCTTTTTTTTACGCATTTTATGAAGATGAAAACAAATTTCAAGCATTTTAAAAATTTCCAAAGTTTTTGGAGGTAATCCTTTGTATTTTTCAAATTGCACAAAAAACTCAAAAGATGGATAAAACACCTGCATCACCTCCTCAATCACTGCCTTGGGCAATAGCATCTTTTCTAGATTCTCTTGAGTAAGATATTCTTTGATGAGCTTACGCATCTGTGAATTTTTGGCTTTATTTCTAGAAAAGACAGGAATAATCTCACCAAATTCTTTCACAATCTTTGGCTGAATCATCTCATAACCAAATCTTTTTTGAAGCATCCCATAAACATAAACTATCTTTCCGATAGAAAAAAGAATCAAATGAAAAGGCTTGGGGTGAAAAATCGTAACCTCAAGGGTTTGATCAAAATCTAAAATCAATGCTCTAATTTTCAATACTTTATGCGTCTTTTGATGCTCAATGGGCTGTATCCTCAAAACCCCCCAAGTCGCATTTTTAAGCTCAGAAATCAAAACTAGATTTTGATAATCTATGGGCGGATGAAGCAATATCTCAGTTAAGATTTTTGAAAAGCTATTCTCCAGATTCTCTTTCATTATATTTACATCTTTTGTTTTTGGAAGATTCTA encodes the following:
- the bamA gene encoding outer membrane protein assembly factor BamA produces the protein MKKILLFFLMVGIIFAETALIPPKISKSQKGDIVKAVKYHNIVYISEVIANEISGISTGEKLDYKALDRAIRSFYDQGYFEDIWVSFDSGVLNFYFKEKPRIGSIEIKGYGNESDRTALIEQLGLKRGDMFDAIKLEKSKQTIKAVLEQKGYYGSVIEFQSEPIAQSNAYNLTVNINQGNEIIIRKAVYEGRKELSVKDIEALSANKERDFMGWMWGLNDGKLHLSELEYDPLRIQDAYMRKGFLDAQISSPFLSVNFNDYNAKLFYKITEGTRYKVSDIEIVLETPVIPEDQLYFGLKLKKGEYFDVQNLRADMDLIKTKVADIGYPFANVNPDLDKSDGEVKVIYYVSVGKKVYINDVIISGNTRTSDRIIRREILLAPGDLYNLTSVRESENALRRLGFFESVKIDTRRISEDSMDLLVSVVETRTGELMFGLGYGSYDKITVNASVRERNLFGTGNSGQVYMDISKTRQMYNIGLTNPRIFDSRFSFSFEVFRSSYVDWNYTETNTGFTTSVGRLLTNTLRFSLAFGVGRTNITDFAGGTESFYRTIFTNPNPWKISLTPSLSFDNTDNYYFPQNGIIASTYVEYAGLGGDENYTKLYGKFAIYHHLKKWMPIDLIARYKAQAGYVFEEGYTPINNLFSMGGISTVRGYQSGSLSPAPVGFDGLYVGGNYMFTNSIELSYGLLESLQMRVSAFYDFGIIGNHKRNFPYPYVLSDKPIVRQSAGLAIEWVSPIGPIVLVFPWAIKPQPGDKTSNFEFTMGTRF
- the recG gene encoding ATP-dependent DNA helicase RecG codes for the protein MKENLENSFSKILTEILLHPPIDYQNLVLISELKNATWGVLRIQPIEHQKTHKVLKIRALILDFDQTLEVTIFHPKPFHLILFSIGKIVYVYGMLQKRFGYEMIQPKIVKEFGEIIPVFSRNKAKNSQMRKLIKEYLTQENLEKMLLPKAVIEEVMQVFYPSFEFFVQFEKYKGLPPKTLEIFKMLEICFHLHKMRKKKKLFPSKFQCHGDYAHFISSLPFVLTQGQNQAIAEISKDLKSPIACKRIVMGDVGCGKTIVILASVMMVYPYKSILMAPTTILAQQLYQEALKFLPPSLSVGLFTSESKEQNFLGFDFVIGTQALLYKNENLSDFALVMTDEQHRFGTMQRHTLEKFASKGGKKPHILQFSATPIPRTMAMLQSELIAHTFILDTPFKKDISTQVFRKKDFPALLDHIRSEIAQDHQVAIVYPLVEESENFSYMPLKKAQEYWCKHFERVYSTSGGDKNKDEVIEEFRDKGAILLSTTVIEVGISLPRLSTIVIVGAERMGFATLHQLRGRVSRNGLKGYCFLFTHQEHSRRLDEFVRTKNGFEIAELDLRYRKSGDLLEGKNQSGDEFVFFDPAQDLQILQKAKELQIKI